The DNA region GCTCGGCACCCCGGCGCGCATCTATTACAAGTACGAGGGCGTCTCGCCCGCGGGCTCACACAAGCCGAATACCGCTGTGCCACAGGCATTCTACAACGCCGCCGAAGGCACCCGACGACTGACCACCGAGACCGGCGCCGGCCAGTGGGGCAGCGCGCTCGCCTTCGCCTGCGCCCAGTACGGCATCGACTGCGAGGTGTGGATGGTCCGCGCCTCCTACGACCAGAAGCCGCACCGGCGCACCCTCATGCGCATCTGGGGCGCGACCGTGCACGCCAGCCCCTCCCCCATCACCGCGGCGGGCGCGAAAATCCTTGCCGACCACCCGGATTCCCCCGGCAGCCTGGGCATCGCCATCAGTGAGGCGGTGGAGGTGGCCGCAGCCGATCCGTTCACCCGCTACGCGCTGGGCAGCGTGCTCAATCACGTGCTGCTGCACCAGACCGTGATCGGCGAGGAGGCGTTGAAACAGTTCGCCGCGGCGGGCGAGCGGCCCCCGGACGTGATCATCGGCTGCACCGGCGGCGGCTCCAACTTCGCGGGCCTGTTCCTGCCGTTCCTGCGTGAAAAGCTCGCGGGCCGAGGCGATCCCGTCATCCGCGCCGTCGAACCGGCCGCCTGCCCGTCGTTCACCCGCGGCATCTACGCCTACGACTTCGGCGACACCGCGGGCTTCACCCCGCTGATGAAGATGCACACGCTCGGCCACGACTTCATCCCCGACCCCGTGCACGCGGGCGGGCTGCGCTACCACGGCATGTCACCGCTGCTGTCGCACATGTACGAGCTCGGGCTGTTCGAGGCGGTGGCCAAACAACAGCGCGAATGCTTCGCCGCGGCGGTCACTTTCGCGAAGGCCGAGGGTATTCTCCCCGCCCCCGAACCGTCGCACGCGCTGGCAGCGGTCATCGAGGAAGCCAACCGCTGCACCGCCTCCGGCGAGGAGAAGGTGCTGCTCACCGCACTGTGCGGACACGGGCACTTCGACATGACCGCCTACGAGCGCTACCTGGCGGGCGACATCCCCGACTTCGAGCTGTCCCAGCCCCGAATCGATGCCGCCCTCGCCTCGCTCCCCAGGATCTGAGGTCAGTACAGCGCGGCGGCCAGCTTGCGGCGGGAGGCGACGACCAGCGGCTCGGCCGGGTCGAAGAGCTCGAACAGCTCCAGCAGGTGGGTGCGGACCCGGGTGCGATCATCGCCCGCGGTCCGCTTGACCTGGGCGATCAGGCGGTCGAAGGCGGCCTCGGGCTGCTGGTTGAACATCTCGAGATCGGCGGCGGCGATCGCGGCGTCCAGGTCGGCCGGGTCGGCGTCGGCCTTGGCCAGCGCGGCCGGGTCGAGATCCTGCACGCGGGAAAGGAATTGGACCTGCCGCAGCGCGGCCTTGGCCTCGGCGTTGTTCGGCTCGGCGGCCAGGATGTCCTGGTAGACGGCGATCGCGGCGTCGAATTCGCCGCGCTCCAAAGCCTCTTCGGCCGCGACGAAACGGGGATCCTCGGGGACCTCGGGCTCGGCGGCCTCGCCCTCGCCGACACCGGGCAGCTTGCCGCGCACGGCGTCCACCACGGCGGCCAGCCACTGGGTGACCTGCTCCTCGGGCTGATTGCCGGTGAAGTCGGCCAGCGGCTGACCCGCGGCCACCGCGACCACGGTCGGAATGCCCTGGACACCGAAGGCCTGCGCGATGCGCATGTTCGCCTCGGCCTCCACGGTGGCCAGATCCCAGTCGCCACCGCTGCGGGTGACCAGCTGCTCGAGCAGCTTCACCAGCTCGA from Nocardia tengchongensis includes:
- a CDS encoding TrpB-like pyridoxal phosphate-dependent enzyme encodes the protein MDERTKITLDESEIPRRWYNVIPDLPEPPPPPLHPGTGQPVGPEDLAPLFPMELIRQEVSGDRYLDIPDEVIDVYRLWRPTPLFRARRLEKALGTPARIYYKYEGVSPAGSHKPNTAVPQAFYNAAEGTRRLTTETGAGQWGSALAFACAQYGIDCEVWMVRASYDQKPHRRTLMRIWGATVHASPSPITAAGAKILADHPDSPGSLGIAISEAVEVAAADPFTRYALGSVLNHVLLHQTVIGEEALKQFAAAGERPPDVIIGCTGGGSNFAGLFLPFLREKLAGRGDPVIRAVEPAACPSFTRGIYAYDFGDTAGFTPLMKMHTLGHDFIPDPVHAGGLRYHGMSPLLSHMYELGLFEAVAKQQRECFAAAVTFAKAEGILPAPEPSHALAAVIEEANRCTASGEEKVLLTALCGHGHFDMTAYERYLAGDIPDFELSQPRIDAALASLPRI
- a CDS encoding tetratricopeptide repeat protein → MSGAVDLSALKQPAAAAADVPGDHAVTETNFEDRVLRRSTQVPVVVALYSQRSPGSIELVKLLEQLVTRSGGDWDLATVEAEANMRIAQAFGVQGIPTVVAVAAGQPLADFTGNQPEEQVTQWLAAVVDAVRGKLPGVGEGEAAEPEVPEDPRFVAAEEALERGEFDAAIAVYQDILAAEPNNAEAKAALRQVQFLSRVQDLDPAALAKADADPADLDAAIAAADLEMFNQQPEAAFDRLIAQVKRTAGDDRTRVRTHLLELFELFDPAEPLVVASRRKLAAALY